Proteins from one Ananas comosus cultivar F153 linkage group 5, ASM154086v1, whole genome shotgun sequence genomic window:
- the LOC109710705 gene encoding uncharacterized protein LOC109710705, which produces MPSPSLPPPSNAVSNDRPLKITIKLGADSHHNCRALYKSRVEAPPVEHENVPAKRARADAAPEGSRPPPIPIAEGPHGVEAQVLAIKRPRRHIRGPSERYQSSKAEGRADADATDSKGKSSNTENQLRPAEAAQVLPGRRPPQAKDAGQSSSTAEKKITFSLALTKEEIIEDFTAMRLPLPARRPKKVPNSRFKHLFPGSGLPKSVTPGRYTVKGPGNR; this is translated from the coding sequence ATGCCGTCACCTTCGCTGCCGCCTCCGTCGAATGCTGTCAGCAACGATCGGCCTCTCAAAATAACCATCAAACTAGGTGCCGACAGTCATCACAATTGCAGAGCTCTCTACAAATCACGCGTGGAAGCGCCGCCGGTAGAGCACGAAAATGTTCCGGCAAAGCGCGCGAGGGCAGATGCTGCACCTGAGGGATCTCGGCCGCCACCAATTCCCATTGCAGAAGGCCCACATGGAGTAGAAGCACAGGTTCTTGCGATCAAGCGGCCTCGCCGGCATATCCGTGGGCCGTCAGAACGTTATCAAAGTTCAAAAGCTGAAGGTCGTGCAGACGCAGATGCCACGGACTCTAAAGGGAAGTCGTCGAACACCGAAAATCAATTGCGACCCGCAGAGGCGGCGCAAGTTCTTCCAGGTCGGCGCCCGCCGCAGGCGAAGGATGCTGGGCAATCGTCGTCGACGGCAGAAAAGAAGATCACATTCTCGCTCGCGCTGACGAAAGAAGAAATTATCGAGGATTTCACTGCGATGAGGCTGCCGCTGCCTGCGCGACGACCCAAAAAAGTGCCGAATTCGCGATTCAAGCATCTCTTTCCCGGCTCCGGCTTGCCGAAATCTGTGACTCCCGGCAGGTACACAGTGAAGGGCCCGGGTAACCGCTGA
- the LOC109710613 gene encoding plastidic glucose transporter 4, giving the protein MVQSAAIAAKGGASASASGWGDLPGRSSLRRRWRPKIVPMPEGGGGGFCCGRSSPIGSASIGLGVEMARLRSGVESIFLRSRERPRYARVRASGDLEDVPSDKLPTKSSGTVLPYVGVACLGAILFGYHLGVVNGALEYLSKDLAITENTVLQGWVVSTTLAGATVGSFTGGALADKFGRTRTFQLDAIPLAIGAFLSATAQDVRTMIIGRLLAGIGIGISSAIVPLYISEISPTEIRGALGSVNQLFICIGILAALVAGLPLAGNPLWWRTMFGIAVVPSVLMALGMSFCPESPRWLFQQGRLPEAETAIKRLYGKERVAEVIHDLKAGSQGSTESDANWFDLFSKRYWKVVSVGAALFLFQQLAGINAVVYYSTSVFRSAGIASDVAASALVGAANVFGTAVASSLMDKQGRKSLLMTSFTGMAASMLLLSLSFTWKALAPYSGPLAVAGTVLYVLSFSLGAGPVPALLLPEIFASRIRAKAVALSLGMHWVSS; this is encoded by the exons ATGGTGCAGAGCGCTGCGATTGCTGCGAAGGGAggggcgtcggcgtcggcgtcgggtTGGGGCGATCTTCCGGGGCGGAGCAGtctgcggcggcggtggcggccgaAGATCGTGCCGATgccggagggcggcggcggcgggttcTGCTGCGGGCGATCGTCGCCGATCGGATCGGCGTCGATCGGGCTCGGCGTCGAGATGGCGCGGCTGCGGAGCGGGGTGGAGTCGATCTTCCTCCGGTCCAGGGAGAGGCCGCGCTATGCCAGAGTCCGTGCTTCAG GTGACCTTGAAGATGTGCCATCTGACAAGCTTCCGACAAAATCTTCTGGGACTGTTCTTCCTTATGTTGGCGTCGCTTGCTTGGGTGCCATTTTGTTTGGATATCATCTAGG TGTGGTAAATGGAGCACTTGAATATCTTTCAAAGGACCTTGCAATCACTGAGAACACTGTATTACAAG GTTGGGTGGTTAGCACAACCCTTGCTGGTGCTACAGTAGGATCTTTTACTGGAGGTGCATTGGCTGATAAGTTTGGTCGAACACGAACTTTTCAGTTAGATGCAATCCCGCTTGCAATTGGTGCATTTCTCAG TGCTACGGCTCAGGATGTGCGGACAATGATAATTGGCCGATTGCTTGCTGGAATTGGAATTGGGATATCCTCTGCGATTGTGCCACTTTACATTTCTGAG ATATCACCAACTGAAATTCGTGGAGCACTTGGGTCTGTCAACCAACTTTTCATTTGCATCGGTATTCTTGCTGCTTTAGTAGCTGGATTGCCTTTGGCAGGAAATCCCTTATG GTGGAGGACAATGTTTGGCATAGCAGTAGTTCCTTCGGTCTTGATGGCATTGGGGATGTCCTTTTGTCCCGAAAGTCCTCGCTGGCTCTTCCAG CAAGGCAGACTTCCTGAAGCAGAAACAGCTATAAAGAGGCTGTATGGAAAGGAAAGAGTTGCTGAGGTAATACACGACCTAAAAGCAGGCAGCCAAGGTTCCACAGAATCAGATGCTAATTGGTTTGATCTTTTCAGCAAACGCTACTGGAAAG TTGTAAGCGTGGGAGCTGCATTATTCTTGTTTCAGCAGTTGGCTGGTATCAATGCTGTTGTCTATTATTCTACATCAGTGTTCCGCAGTGCAGGAATTGCCTCTGATGTCGCAGCAAGTGCTCTTGTTGGGGCAGCAAATGTTTTTG GCACAGCAGTTGCATCTTCCCTGATGGACAAGCAAGGAAGGAAAAGCCTTCTGATGACAAGTTTTACTGGAATG GCTGCTTCAATGTTGCTTCTTTCCTTGTCCTTCACTTGGAAGGCTCTTGCGCCTTATTCCGGACCTCTTGCAGTAGCTGGAACAGTTCT TTATGTATTGTCTTTTTCGCTGGGAGCTGGCCCTGTTCCTGCACTCCTGCTCCCTGAAATATTTGCCTCGAGGATCAGAGCAAAGGCAGTGGCACTTTCTCTTGGGATGCACTGGGTAAGTTCATAA
- the LOC109710706 gene encoding uncharacterized protein LOC109710706: MRSPSPPPPSNAVSNDRPVKTTIKLGADSHHTCRALCKSRAEAPPVEHENVPAKRARADAAPEGSRPPPIPIAEGPHGVEAQVLAIKRPRRHIRGPSERYQISKAEGRADADATDSKGKSLNTENQLRPAEAAQVLPGRRPPQAKDAGQSSSAAEKKITFSLALTKEEIIEDFTAMRLPLPARRPRKVPNSRFKHLFPGSGLLKSVTPGRYTVKGPGNR, translated from the coding sequence ATGCGGTCaccttcgccgccgcctccgtcgAATGCTGTCAGCAACGATAGGCCTGTCAAAACAACAATCAAACTAGGTGCCGACAGTCATCACACTTGCAGAGCTCTCTGCAAATCACGCGCGGAAGCGCCGCCGGTAGAGCACGAAAATGTTCCGGCAAAGCGCGCGAGGGCAGATGCTGCACCTGAGGGATCTCGGCCGCCACCAATTCCCATTGCAGAAGGCCCACATGGAGTAGAAGCACAGGTTCTTGCGATCAAGCGGCCTCGCCGGCATATCCGTGGGCCGTCAGAACGTTATCAAATCTCAAAAGCTGAAGGTCGTGCAGACGCAGATGCCACGGACTCTAAAGGGAAGTCGTTGAACACCGAAAATCAATTGCGACCCGCAGAGGCGGCGCAAGTTCTTCCAGGTCGGCGCCCGCCGCAGGCGAAGGATGCTGGGCAATCGTCGTCGGCGGCAGAAAAGAAGATCACATTCTCGCTCGCGCTGACGAAAGAAGAAATTATCGAGGATTTCACTGCGATGAGGCTGCCGCTGCCTGCGCGACGACCCAGAAAAGTGCCGAATTCGCGATTCAAGCATCTCTTTCCCGGCTCCGGCTTGCTGAAATCAGTGACTCCCGGCAGGTACACAGTGAAGGGCCCGGGTAACCGCTGA